Part of the Kamptonema formosum PCC 6407 genome, CAGTTGGCGGAGAGCTCTTTGCGATCGCTACTTGAAAAGCCTCCACCATTTGCGCCGTCGGGGAAGCCGGCTCAAAATCAGCATCCACCACAATCAAAACTTTAGGCATTTCCAAAAGTTGGCATCTGAATCATGCCAGAATCCTCAGAACCTCCGATCGTCGGTAAATCCAAACCCTTAGCGCGGCGGTTTCTCACAGCCAGACGGTAACTCACACTCTGCAATTCAGCGTGCAATTGGCGATTTTCCCGTTGTAGCATTTCCACCTTTTCTTTCACCGGGCCAATGCGCTCGGAAAACTTTTGGCGGTAAACCCCAGGTAACTCCTGTACTACTTGTTCCAGCATCATTGAGCGATCGGTCAACTCTTGCACAGATTGGCGCAATTGGTAAACCTCAGCATCTCGCTCAGCAATTTGCTCTTGATAAAAACCTACCTGTTGCTCAACATCTTGCAGTTGTTCTCTTAGAGACTGCATTTGAGCTTGTTGGCGCTCAGAAGCCTCTGGAACCGGTGTAAACCCAGTATTTCCCTTTACCAGCCGGAAAAGTTCTTGAGACAACTGCTGAACCAATTGGTCGCGCATTTGCAACTCTTCATTCAGGCGAGATATTTCCGCTTGTAGCTCTTGTGACGTTTGAACTTTAGCTTGGCTGACCATGACTATTAGCTCCCATATTTTTAGATATGTCTATTTAAAAATAGTCTCTCTACTACCACTGAGGCAAGTTTTAACTTTTGAGTTTGGATTTGAGTTTGGATTTATAAACTTAGGGTCGGCCCTTGAAAAAGGTTATGATACTAATCCAGTTTAAATACCCCTTTATATTCTTCTGTCCGCGCAGGCGGACTTTGTTTGTGTAGAAGCGGTTTCAACCGCCAATTTCTCTCTATGAGACGGGGGTTTTAACCCCCGACGGGTCAAAGAGAATGGCGATCGCCACTCCAAAATCCCTTAAGCGGCTTCTTCCGCCGCTTCCACAGCAACTTCTTCCTCGACAACAGTCGGTGCATCCTGCTTAATAGTAAGGTAGCGAATCACATCTTCGCTCAGACGCATGGCACGTTCCAAGATGGCGATCGCAGTACCAGGAGCGGTATAGTTCATCTGAATGTAGATCCCATCGCGCTGCTTTTGGATTTCGTAGGCGAGGCGGCGTTTACCGCGATGCTGAGTTTCTAGATTCTGAGCCCCTTGATCGCGCAAAATAGTTTGATACTTCGCGATCGCGGCTTCTGTGAGTTCTTCTCCCAGATCCGGGCGCAGAATATACATTGTCTCGTAAATAAATGGCTTCATGCTAATAGTCTCCTTATGGACAGCAAGGCTTCTCTCGAAGCAAGGATTTATCATTTTACACCACTTATGAGCAATATCAAAACTAAAAAAACCAATTCTCTACCCCAAATCTCTCGCACTTCTCGCCAGAGAACGGTTTGGACTTATATTTTGCTAAGTGCGATCGCCCTGATAATGCTCTTTCCCCTACTTTGGCTGCTGAGTACGGCTTTCAAATCTCCCACAGAAAACATTTTTCAGTTTCCCCCGCAACTTTTGCCACAGAAACCAACACTACAAAACTTTGTCACCGTTTGGCAAACTAACCCTTTTGGCACTTACCTTTTCAACAGTACCCTCGTTGCCGCACTCACAGTTAGCCTCAATCTCCTATTTTGTTCCTTAGCAGCTTATCCCTTAGCCCGATTAGATTTTCGGGGACGCGACCTAATTTTTACTGGAGTTGTTACTACAATTATGATCCCTTTCCAAATTGTAATGATTCCCCTCTATATTTTAACCGTAAACTTGGGGTTAAAAAATAGTTATTTAGGAGTTATTTTACCCGGTATCGCCTCAGCTTTTGGGATATTTTTATTAAGGCAAGCCTTTCTAGCAGTTCCCAAAGAATTAGAAGAAGCTGCCCGCATCGATGGCTGTTCGGAATTAGGGATTTGGTGGCACATTATGATCCCATCAATTAAACCAGCTTTAGTAACCTTAGCCATTTTTGTTTTTATTGGTTCTTGGAGTGACTTTCTTTGGCCATTGCTAGTTTTAGATAGACCAGAATATTACACCTTACCTTTAGGCGTAGCCACTTTAGCAGGTACATTTTCCCTAAATTGGCGTTTAATAGCTGCTGGTTCTATTATTTCCATTGCCCCAGCAATTGCTTTATTTCTAATCCTACAAAAGTACATTGTACCCACAGATGTAGCCGCAGGTGTCAAAGGATAGAAATTGAAATTATCCCTATTATGTCATTCTGAATAGATAATTTTCTGACTCTACGCTTTTGTAAGGTTTTCACCTGAAAATAATCAATTATTGAGAATGACTAAAATCCCGAAACCGCCAGAATAAAGTTTTTCTATGCTCAAAGTGACATGATACAAATTAAATGCTTTTATTTTTGTATTATCATTTTGTTTTATCAGAATTTATCAATTTATATAGTATCTCTGTAGCGACATAGAAATCTTCCACGTTATATGTGTAACCTGTATTAAACCCCTCATTTTCTCCTAGTTCATCAATCGAAAAAAGATGGTAGGTAGGAGAGTAATCCATTACAAACACCCGCTCGTTATTATTTAAGCGAATATCAAGCATGGCAGCACCCGACGGGAAAATATCTAGAGAGGTCTCTATTCCAACAAAATCTAACTCTATTTCTTTAGCAAGAGCCGACATTTTTTCTAGTATCGTTAGCTCAAGTGTTTGTTTTTTAAAATCGTTGAATTCTTTTTCTTTGCCAGTCATTATCACCTCCATGTTTACTAACTCAGGACTTACGTACCTAACCAAAGAAACCGGGTTTTTTACGAAAATACGCTGTATATCTTTCTAACAAACTCGGTTTCTTTGCGTAATACTAAATCAGAGTTAGCTACTTCCTTTATTATACCAAATCCGGGTTAGTCATCCCCTTTATTACCAATAATCCGTCATTGCGAGCGAAGCGAAGCAATCGCTTAGTCTCTGCGATTGCTTCGCTTCCCGCCACGCTTCCCGCCACGCTTCCCGCCACGCTTCCCGCCACGCTTCCCGCCACGCTTCGCTTGCGGCTTCGGCTTTTCGCAATGACAATAAAGGGGGTAGTAAAGCCGGATTTGGTATTACTCGGCGGTTAAACCGTTACTAAACAAACGAAATCTGCCTTTGTAGACTCAGAGATCGACAGGGTATTTAAGCTGGATTTGGTATAAGTCCTATCCACGTTCAAATTGCAACCTTCTAAGCTAAAATCATTTCCGGCGGAGCCATATCAGACCCGACAATAATACCTCCGTGACTTGACTTTTTAATCCCTGGTTTCGGCGTTGGAGCTTGACGCTTTTGGGCAGGCGAAACAGAAGCAGGCGAAGGAATAGGCTTATTCGGAACCGCAGTAGCACCTGGTATAGATTGCTGGGATAACCAAGCAATACCACCCACAGCCCCGGCCATTAAAGCAGTATAGCCGACGTATAAATGAACTGGGCGTAAATCAAATCCTACCATCTCCGTTTCTGGCAAAGACCAAGAAGGCAACATAGTTTTGCTAGCATCAGGTACAGGTAAAGAATTAGCCATAGCATTACCATCAAGTCCTAAAGCATTTCCGAGGCGGCGAATAAAGCCTCGAATATAAATATCTTCCGGTAATTTTTCTATCTGACCTTTTTCTAGCGATTCCAAGTGATGCACAGGCACTAAAGTTTGACTATGAAGTTGCTGGAGAGAGAGCGATCGCACTTGTCTAGCCTTCCGCAATTCTACGCCTAGCTCTCGCAATCGATCTTCTCTTTCTTGGATAGCTAAAGCCGCTTTTTCAGTCTTAGAAAGCCTTTTTTTTCTAGGGAAACCGGGCGTTATTAAGGAAAATTTACTATCAGCAGGAGCGGGTGCAGCTATCCCCATTATCGGAGGATGCACAACTTCTTTAAACTCCTCTTGGGGAGGTTGATTGTCTCGATCGGAAGTATCAATATCTGTGTCAGAGTTGCCAGAATCAGGTTTGGCAATTGCGGTAGTTGAAGTATCTTCTAAAGTTTGACGCTGATACATAATAGATACTGGTACCAGCGGCGGCGGCGGAGCCGGCCGATCTGAAACGCGGGAGCGATTAGGGGTGGTTGTGGTTTCCCCAATAGCTGTATCAGAGACGTTTGTAGCTGAATTTCTCGCCTCAATAATTTGCTTTTGAGCTTGATTTTGTTTTGGTACTCGTTGGAATGCGAGTCGCAAAGCTTCTCGGCTAACGGCCTTGATCAGGATCTCCGCAGAGGAAGCTGCTTCGCCTAACATTGTTTGCAAACTTGCTAAAGCACGGCTATAGATTTCGCTACAGTGGAGTTCAGCTTCTATTTGTCCGAGAATAGAGCGAAAGCTTTCTTGTGATATTTCAACAGTAGTGTTTTCAGGAGCGCCGAAGTAGGTCACAGGTTTCAGTACCATGATTGTTATCCTCTCTTGTTGCGAGGTATCTCTGTAACTTCTTCTACAAATCGGTACTGATTCCGGATGCCAGGGAGAGGGAGAGCGCAGGAGGGGATAATTAGGGAAGACCAAAGGGAACGAAATCTGGCGATCGCTTTCCGGGTGAAGCTTGTTGATGGCGATCGCGCTAAACGAGAGTTAAACAGCAGAAAAAACCTACTTATAGCAACCTTCTTGGTAGTTAGGACGTTCTGAGTTACTGAAACTCGCTGATTCTATTCTCTTCTTTCCCTTCTTTCCCTTCTTTCCCTAGCCCCTAGCCCCTAGCCCCTAGCCCCTAACCGCTGAAAGCGGTTGCGATCGCCGGAGTCAAACTGCCGACTTTCTAAGCTATAAAAATCAGAGTTCCCTGATTTAATTCTAAAGTATCGCCCATTTCCATACCATTATGAAAAGCAGCTAATAAAACTTCACTGGTTTTACCGCAAGCGATCGCACCACTAGCATCAATGGCGATCGCGCCAAAATCGCGCTGATGTTCGTGGGCCTCGGCAAAAGAACGCTCAAAAGCGGCCTTCAAAGTAAAACCATCCGTCACCCGAATTACAATACGCGGAGCCAAACACTCATCCATAATGTGCTCCCCAATCCCCGTACAGCTAACCGCCGCACTGCCAGTAGCATAATTCCCCGCAGGCATTGCTGAATCGCTCACGCGGCCAATCCGCTCAAAACCCTTACCACCAGTAGAAGTACCCGCCGCCAAACGTCCCTCAACATCCAAGGCCACCACGCCGATCGTACCAGTACCAGCGGGTTCCGCCACTACAGTCGCCATATCCTTGTTAAAATTTCCCTGGCGTTCCTGCATCCACTCCTGCAACCGCAAATCAGTAATCGGGTCATAAATTGGCAATTGCAATTCCCGCAGTAATTCCAAGGCCCCAAAATCAGACAACACGCGATCGTCAGAACCCTGCAAAAACTTCGCTAACTCAATCGGATGTTGCACGCGAGAAACATTAATTACCCCGCTAAAACTCTGAGTAAAACCATCCATTAGCGAAGCACTCATCCGAATTTGTCCATCAGATTGCAACACCGAACCCGTACCCGCGTTAAATCGCGGGTCATCCTCCAAAAGTTGACAACCCCGCGCCACCGCTTCGACAGCACTAGCGCCATCCTTCAACAGGGGATAAACTACGTCCAAAACCTGATAAAGCGACTTCCTAACCGCCTCCAGTCCCCCCTTACCTTTCAGAGAACTACCAGCACCACCATGAATTACCAACTTAGGTTCTACCCGTCCAGAAACCATTATTTAAACCTCAATATTTCTTCCCTCTGCGTCTTCTGGGCCTTGGCAGTTCTCCCCTCTAACTCTGAGCTTGAGAACGGCGGCGGCGACAACGTTCAGAGCAGTATTTAACATCATCCCAGCAATCGGCCCATTTTTTACGCCAACTAAAAGGGCGATGGCAAACCGGGCAAATTTTTGTTGGCAACTCAGATTTAGATCGCACTCGTGGCATAGTCAAATTTAGATTTTAAATTATTAGCTTAAACTCTCCCAAATACAAATGCTAGAAACAGCTTTAGGCGGGATACGGATAATTTTAGTGGAACCCGCAGGGCCTTTAAATGTGGGTTCTGTGGCACGGGTCATGAAAAATATGGGCTTACATCAGTTAGTGCTAGTAAATCCCCAGTGCGATCGCTTAGGGGAAGAAGCCCGAAAAATGGCAGTTCACGCCGCTGATGTTTTAGAAGCAGCCAAGATAGTAAGAACTTTGCCAGAAGCGTTACAGGGATGCCAAAGAGCGATCGCCACTACAGGTCTTTATCGCTCCCTCCCAACCACCCTAGAAAATCCCAAATCCGCCTTGCCTTGGCTCCTAGAATGCCCCTCTGCCTTAATTTTTGGCAGAGAAGACAAAGGATTAACCAATGCCGAATTAAGCTATGCTCAACGCCTGATCCGCATTCCCTCCAGCGACACCTATGCTTCCCTTAATCTCGCCCAAGCCGTCTCTATTTGCTGTTACGAGCTTTACCAAGTTGCAGGAGAGATGGGGAGCGGGGGAGCGGGGGAGCGGGGGAGCGGGGGAGCAGGGGAGCAGGGGAGCGGGGGAGCGGGGGAGCAGGGGAGCAGGGGAGATGGGGAAATGGGGAATGGGGGAGATGGGGAAATGGGGAATGGGGAAGTGGAGGAGAATAGCCCATTACCAATTACCAATTACCAATTACCAATTACCAATTACCAATTACCAATTAACACCCAAGCTCCCCTAGAAGCCTTAGAAGGCTATTATCAGCAGCTAGAAGCTTCACTGTTAAAAATTGGGTATATTTATCCCCATACGGCCGCAAGTAGGATGGAAAAATTTCGCCGCTTGTTTAACCGCGCTTACCCTTCCACAGCAGAAGTGTCAATGCTGCGGGGCGTTCTCCGTCAAATAGATTGGGCATTGCGAACCTACCCAAAGAGCGCTGTAAATGATACTCTGGATGCGTCGCCGCCCGATTTTCCCCAGGACTAGCGACGCTAATTCTTGCGAGCAAGCCCGCAATTTTCAATCTTAAATCTAAGTGGTGAAGGAGTTAGGTGTGGCTGAGCGGTTTCCAACTAGGTCTATATTCTCCGTAGTATCCTCCTCTTCAGAGTCGGACTCTAAACCTTCAAAATCCAGCAATGGGGGTAAACCTACTAATTCGTCGCGCCGCCAGCGCCGCCCTCCTGAAAAGGAAATGGGGAGAGAAGGTAGAAGTTCTGGCCCCACGCCGATCGCGGAGCACAGAAATAAGAGAGAATTATCCCGTCCCAAATCGAATCCCTCCAAACCTCCCCTAAGTAAAAGTGGGAGCCAAAATTCTAAATTGGGTACTCCCAAATCTAAGATCGAAAATCTACAAGCGATCGCAGATACTGTTAGCCGTAAACAGCAAAAAAGCCCAACTCTTCCTCGTTCTGGCAATCGAGCGGATGCGCCTCAAAGACGGAAAATAGAAAGCGATTCTTTCCAAACTCCCAAAACTCGCCCCCAAAATTCGCCCTATCCAGGGCCGCCACAACCTAAAAATCGGGTAGCAAAACGTCCTCGGCGGCGGGGGATTTCTCCTGTAGTTTACGCTACTCGCTTGCTGATTTTGGGGGTGGGTATTGCGGTGATTGCGGGTACTGTAATTTCAGTCCTCAATTCTTTTACCAACGCCACTTCGGTAGCGCAGGAGCAAGTGCAAAACAGCTCTGGAGTTGCAGAAAGTCCTTCGCCTTCTCCATCCCCGGCTACGCTCACGCTACAGCTAAATCAAGAAATGGTTGGGCTCAAAGCTGAAATTGATAAGTTGGCGGCTCAGAATCTGAATTTCACGCCGGGAGTGTTTATCGTTGATTTGGATACCGGAGGCTACGCTAGTGTCAGTAGCGATGCTGCTTTTGCTGCTGCGAGTACGATTAAAGTGCCGATTTTAGTGGCTTTTTTCCAGGCTGTAGATGAGGGCCGAGTGCGCTTAGACCAGGTGTTAACTCTGCGGCCAGAGCATATTGCTAGTGGTTCTGGGGAGTTACAGGATCAATCCCCAGGGACGAAATACACTGCTCTGGAGGTGGCTACTAAGATGATTGCGATCAGCGATAATACGGCGACGAATATGCTGATTGAGTTGTTAGGTGGCGCTGAGGCGTTGAATCAACAGTTTCAGACTTGGGGTTTGACGGTGACGGCTATTCGGAATAATTTACCCGATTTGGCAGGGACGAATACTACCAGTCCCAAGGAGTTGGTGAATTTAATCGGGCAGATTAATCAGGGGGGTTTGGTGTCGTTGCGATCGCGCGATCGCTTGCTTTACATTATGCGACAAACCCAAAATGATTCTTTATTGCCTAGAGGTTTGGGTGAAGGCGCTATTATTGCTCATAAAACTGGCAATATTAATTCTTTGGTTGCCGATGCGGGTATGGTGGATATGCCGAGTGGCAAGCGTTACCTAGTAGCGGTGATGGTTAAGTACGCTAAAAATGAAAAGGGAGCTGATAAGTTAATCCGCGATATTTCTCGGACGACTTATGAATATTTCGAGCAAGGGGACGCAGCTAGTTCTAAATCTTCGCCTTGAATTTCTGATATTCTAGCAAATAGTAAAATGTTTTTAATTTACTATGCTCAGAGCCGGAATCGTCGGATTGCCCAATGTAGGCAAATCTACTTTATTTAATGCCTTGGTTGCCAATGCCAAGGCAACAGCCGCTAATTTTCCTTTCTGCACGATTGAACCGAATGTGGGTGTCGTGGCGGTACCGGATGAACGGTTAAACGTACTGAGCAATATTTGCAATTCTGCTCAAATTGTACCGACGCGGATTGAATTTGTTGATATCGCCGGTTTGGTGAAGGGTGCGAGTCAGGGAGAAGGACTAGGGAACCAGTTTTTATCTCACATCAGAGAAGTGGATGCTATTGTTCAAGTTGTACGTTGTTTTGAAAATGATGACATCATTCACGTTGCCGGCTCAGTAGATCCGCTACGAGATATTGATATTATCAATCTAGAGTTAATTTTAGCAGACTTAGCTCAGATTGAAAAGAAAATTGAACGCACCCGAAAGCAAGCTCGGACTAGCAAGGAAGCTCAGCTAGAATTAGGAGCTCTGGAAAAATTGGCAGCAGTTTTGAATGAAGGTAAACCAACGCGACAGTGCAGTTTAACTGAAGAGGAAGCTGAGTCTGTTAAAGGATTAGGTTTGATGACGAACAAGCCAATTATCTATGCTGCTAATGTCTCTGAGGATGAGTTAGCAGGGGGCAACAATTATGTTGAACAAGTGCGAGAACTAGCATCTAAAGAAAATGCTAAGGTTGTAGTAGTTTCTGCTCAAGTTGAGTCAGAATTAGTAGAGTTGCCAGAGTCAGAACGAGCAGATTTTCTGGCATCTTTGGGGGTGGAAGAAGGCGGCTTAAAATCTCTGATTAGAGCTACCTATGAATTATTGGGTTTGCGGACATATTTTACCAGTGGGCCAAAGGAAACTCGCGCCTGGACAATTCTTGCCGGAATGTTAGCACCGCAAGCAGCCGGCGTAATTCACTCTGATTTTGAGCGTGGTTTTATTCGCGCAGAAACTGTTGCTTATAAAGATTTAGTTGCGACTGGTTCGATGAATGCAGCTAAGGAAAAAGGCTTAGTCCGTAGTGAAGGCAAAGAGTATGTGGTGCAGGAAGGAGATGTGTTACTGTTCCGGTTTAATGTATAGGTTTTTTCAAGGAGTAAGCAGATGAATATTGTGCCGATTCTGATTAGTTGGTTGGTGACTTCGGTGAGCTTTTTTATCATTTCTAAACTGCCGATTGGAGTAGAAATTACCAGCTTTAACAAAGCTCTAATTTCAGCGGCAGTTTTTGGAATATTGAATGCTCTAATTCGTCCAGTTTTTGTTGTTTTGGGTTTACCTTTTATCTGGATAACTTTCGGTTTGTTTACCATCGTTATCAACGCGATTATCTTTGGTTTAGCTGCTTGGCTAGTCGAAGGATTTTGGTTGCGGTGGGGAATCTGGAGTGCATTATTAGGCGCAGTTGCATTGGGTTTTATTAACTCGTTGCTTTATCAGGTATTGGCTTCTATTAAGCTGTAATTTAGCACGCCTAAAAACTTCAGCCTGAATTGCAAAGAAATCGGGTTTCTCTGAAAAATTAAGATGCTCACGAGTTATCTGCAAAGAAACCCCAAAGAAACCGGGTTTCTCTGAAAAATTAAGATTCTCAACGAGGTATCTACAAAGAAACCCGGTTTCTGACCTCGACTTGCATAACTCCTGTCCTGTTAAAATATTTCTAATGACTTACCTCTAAAAAATTCAGAGTTCACCTGACTATAAAGTTGCTGTGGTTGGATTAATTCGCGAATGGGTTGTAGATAAAAATTACTATATTTCCAATAATCAAACTGTCTAAGAACGCGATAACTAATTGTCTCTAAAAAGTTCATTAATCTCTTTTGATTCACTCTCCTAACTTCGATAATTATATCAGGTTGATATTTTAATAATATCTGTTTAGCTCCTTCTAAAACCTCAACTTCTAAGCCTTCAACATCGATTTTAATTAAATCTATGGGCTCTTGTACTAATTCATCCAAAGGCAGAATCTCTATTTCCCCTGTTTCATTGGCTACCACTTCATTTAAACACAAATCCCCGGCTGGATGTTCTACCAGAGTAGATTTACCTGGAAATCTGCCCACAGCATAGCCTAATTTGGATAAATCTACATTACTAAGTTGATTTAAGAATATATTTCTTTTTAACAACTCAATTGCACCTGGATGAAACTCAATTGGAACCACCTTAGCTGCTGTCATTACTTTGGCAAAATAAACTAAATGGTTGCCCGTATTTGCTCCTACATCTACAATAACAGGATTTTTAACTTTGATATTTTTATCTATAAATTCCAACTCCGCTAATTCATAAAAATGACCTGAAATGTGAGCAATTTCAACACCTAGATTTTTCCCTGTAATCTCAAAATTCACAGGATTTTCTTGATAATCAAAGGAAACTTTATTATTGTCGCTCAATAAATGATTGACAAAAGATAACCATTTCTGAGCGTTAACGTGACTGGGATTTATTTGCAAAACATTTGTAAATATATCTCTGGCTTCAATGAGGTGATTTTGCCGTACTAATATATTTCCAATTGACCAAAGAGACTCAACATCAGCAGACGATTTTTCTAAGACTATTTTAAAATAGGTAATTGCTTCATCTAATTGACCTTTTTGAATTAAAATTGCTCCAATTTGTCTGAAACCATTTAAATAAGTTGGTTCGATTTCTACCAAACGTTTAAAACAGATAATAGCTTCATTAAATTCCTCTAATTCCATCAGACAGTTAGCTAAATTAGACAAGCCAATTTTATAGTTAGAATCAAAAGAAAGCGATAATCTATAAAACTCTATGGCTTTTTCTATATCCCCTTGTCTTTTATAAATAACGCCTAAGTTACTTATACTCTCAATATGATTTTTTTGCACTGCTAATATTTGCAGATAAATCGATTCCGCTTCTTGAAATTGTTCGTTTTGTTGATAGTTTAAAGCTATCTGAAAACTCTTTTCTATACTCATCATAGTTGTAATGCTGACTTCTGGATGGTAGAGATACCGCCCAGAGGGCGGTGTTAGGTGATAACTTTCTAATTCCTATTAGTATTTATCAACTTCAACTAATCCTGCTGCGTCGAAAATTGGCGAGCCCCAATTAGAGAAAAAATCACTGCTGCACCCAATAAAATTGGTACAATATACCAAGGAAACTTAGTTAAATCGTAGGCAGCGGCTCTCAAGCCAATACTAGCATAAGTCAGTGGTAAGAGATAAACTATGGTTTTTAAAGCCATTGGCAAAGTTGCAGGGTCGAAAAAAGTTGCTCCCAAAAATGACATGGGAACTATGAGAAAATTGTTATATAAGCCGACAGCTTCCAGCGATTTTACTGTCAACCCAACAATTACGCCTAAACCAGAAAATACCGCACAATTAAGGACTATCACTAGCAAAAATAGGGGATTGAGAAATACTAGCTTTTGAGTGAACAAAACTGCTACTAAAATCACTGAAGCAGAAGTCAGTAAACCTCGGACAATTCCTGCTAGCATTTTACCAGTATGCAAAGCTAAAGGATGCACTGGTAGTAACAATAATTCCTCAAAAGTTTTGGTATAGAGGCGTTCCCCACAAATGGAAAATACAGTACCGCTAAAACTGATAGTCATTGAGGATAAAGCTACCATTCCCGGTAACATAAACTCTAAGTAATTACCCCCAATGGCGGGTTTAGGCAAGGAACTACCCAACCCCAAACCAAATGCTAAAATATAGATGATTGGCGATACTAAACCCGCAGCAGCAACCGGGAGTATTCTAACTCGTAAATCTAACCAATCTCCCCAAAAAACGGTAAGAGTGTCAGCTAAAATATTTTTGAGTCGGGATTCTGTCATGTTAGGGCTAAGTGAGGAAATTTTTGATCTTTGTAACGCTGCTATCTGGGTGATATATTTACCACCCAGAGGGCAGCGTCATATTATATTATCAACTTAAAAGTACAAAATATCAAGACTTGTACACTGTTGAAAATCTTGCTCAATTATAGGAATTTGATCCGCTGAAGTTTGTTCTCGATTAAGTAAGATTGCTTTAATTCCAGCCGCTTTCGCACCTTGATAGTCAGCTTTAAAGCTGTCACCTATATGTAAAGCTTCTACGGCCGAAAATGAGGATTTTTGTAAAGCAGTGAGAAAAATTTGGGGATCTGGTTTGGCTGCACCTACTTCTGTAGAAATTGTTATAGATGTGAAAAAATCAGCTAAATTAAGTGCCTTTAATACCGA contains:
- a CDS encoding ABC transporter permease is translated as MTESRLKNILADTLTVFWGDWLDLRVRILPVAAAGLVSPIIYILAFGLGLGSSLPKPAIGGNYLEFMLPGMVALSSMTISFSGTVFSICGERLYTKTFEELLLLPVHPLALHTGKMLAGIVRGLLTSASVILVAVLFTQKLVFLNPLFLLVIVLNCAVFSGLGVIVGLTVKSLEAVGLYNNFLIVPMSFLGATFFDPATLPMALKTIVYLLPLTYASIGLRAAAYDLTKFPWYIVPILLGAAVIFSLIGARQFSTQQD
- a CDS encoding protein arginine N-methyltransferase; translation: MMSIEKSFQIALNYQQNEQFQEAESIYLQILAVQKNHIESISNLGVIYKRQGDIEKAIEFYRLSLSFDSNYKIGLSNLANCLMELEEFNEAIICFKRLVEIEPTYLNGFRQIGAILIQKGQLDEAITYFKIVLEKSSADVESLWSIGNILVRQNHLIEARDIFTNVLQINPSHVNAQKWLSFVNHLLSDNNKVSFDYQENPVNFEITGKNLGVEIAHISGHFYELAELEFIDKNIKVKNPVIVDVGANTGNHLVYFAKVMTAAKVVPIEFHPGAIELLKRNIFLNQLSNVDLSKLGYAVGRFPGKSTLVEHPAGDLCLNEVVANETGEIEILPLDELVQEPIDLIKIDVEGLEVEVLEGAKQILLKYQPDIIIEVRRVNQKRLMNFLETISYRVLRQFDYWKYSNFYLQPIRELIQPQQLYSQVNSEFFRGKSLEIF